Genomic segment of Saprospira sp. CCB-QB6:
GCTGCCGCTCTTCCGAAAGTTGTTGGAGATAAAGCTCTGGAACTAAAGTTAATCCCCCCATCTGATCCACTAGAGGCAATAAACAATCAAAAGAGTTAATCCCCAATTTTAAGTTGGGCCAAGGATTCTCTTTTTGTCGCAACTGACAAAGGTCCAGCATCTGCTCTCGCAAACAATTGCCTTCTTCCAATAACCAAAGGGGGCGCTCCAATAAAATATCAGGAGTTGTATAGCGCTTAATTTGCTCCTCTGCACTGCCATAAACTAAAAGTAATTCATAATAGAGTACCCAATCTTCTATGCTGTTATCTTTCAAGGGAGTACTCAAAATAGCCAAATCTAACTCGCCCCGCTTAAGTTGTTCGGTCAAGCTGGCCGTGGGGGCTTCAATGATTTCTAATTCTACCTCTGGATACTTCCCCAAAAAAGGCCGCAGAAAAATAGGAAGCAAACTACTACTAATCGTTGGAATAATTCCTAAACGTAGCTGTCCAGCCACTTTTTGCTTAACGTT
This window contains:
- a CDS encoding LysR family transcriptional regulator — its product is MKLQQLRYIIAVDRHKQFSKAAEELDLSQATLSSMIGKLEKELGVMIFDRKTQPLVTTDCGQELIMAARRILSEADNFYDLARNVKQKVAGQLRLGIIPTISSSLLPIFLRPFLGKYPEVELEIIEAPTASLTEQLKRGELDLAILSTPLKDNSIEDWVLYYELLLVYGSAEEQIKRYTTPDILLERPLWLLEEGNCLREQMLDLCQLRQKENPWPNLKLGINSFDCLLPLVDQMGGLTLVPELYLQQLSEERQQRLAYFERPVPVREISLAFYRPYAKLRLMEVLHKEIKELVKPLLKSQQYKNNEMRITMPE